A DNA window from Gasterosteus aculeatus chromosome 16, fGasAcu3.hap1.1, whole genome shotgun sequence contains the following coding sequences:
- the popdc2 gene encoding popeye domain-containing 2 isoform X2, which yields MSADNSTLLERLFSPPLCDGWSNSTEGGLYHLGHTMLILGYMGGSGPYGCLFIFGFLVPAHACLALWGWMTVCSADAFTWNLLLLLACLAQIGHLLWRLRREGLRGEELTCLYRAVYLPLGVPVQVFKGIAGAFENKVVELKAGETYAVEGKTPIDQLSFLLSGRISVSLEGQFLHYIHRHQFLDSPEWESLRPTEEGKFQVTLTAEEDSRYVSWRRRRLYQAISKDRYVARVFSVMLGYDIAEKLYNLNSKLYIKSGMLLDIRLPSLYHVLAPSSQGSGSGSEGGIGSEGGIGKEHMEAGDPAPAYQVSDMAQFQPHPQGPRNPSSDPPRAHQHPWASEPDMPAETGPSWPRVAVSV from the exons ATGAGCGCGGACAACTCGACCCTGCTGGAGCGCTTGTTCTCTCCGCCCCTCTGCGACGGCTGGAGCAACAGCACGGAGGGAGGCCTCTACCACCTGGGCCACACCATGCTGATCCTGGGCTACATGGGGGGCAGCGGCCCCTACGGGTGCCTCTTCATCTTCGGCTTCCTGGTCCCCGCCCACGCCTGCCTGGCTCTGTGGGGCTGGATGACGGTGTGCAGCGCCGACGCCTTCACCtggaacctgctgctgctgctggcctgccTGGCCCAGATCGGCCACCTGCTGTGGCGGCTGCGCCGGGAGGGGCTCCGCGGCGAGGAGCTCACCTGCCTCTACCGGGCGGTGTACCTGCCGCTGGGCGTGCCCGTCCAGGTCTTCAAAGGGATCGCCGGCGCCTTTGAGAACAAGGTCGTGGAGCTGAAGGCGGGAGAGACGTACGCCGTGGAGGGCAAGACGCCCATCGACcagctctccttcctgctgtctgggag GATCAGTGTATCTTTGGAGGGCCAGTTCCTGCATTACATCCACCGCCACCAGTTCCTCGACTCCCCGGAGTGGGAGTCCCTCAGGCCGACCGAGGAGGGAAAGTTCCAG GTGACCTTGACGGCGGAGGAGGACTCCCGCTACGTCTCGTGGCGGCGCCGGCGCCTGTACCAGGCCATCTCTAAGGACCGCTACGTCGCCCGCGTCTTCTCTGTCATGCTGGGCTACGACATCGCAGAGAAGCTCTACAACCTCAACAGCAAGCTCTACATCAAGAGCGGCATGCTGCTGGACATTCGCCTGCCCAGCCTCTACCACGTGCTGGCCCCCTCCTCACagggcagcggcagcggcagcgaggGCGGCATCGGCAGCGAGGGCGGCATCGGCAAGGAGCACATGGAGGCCGGAGACCCGGCGCCAGCCTACCAGGTGTCCGACATGGCCCAGTTTCAGCCCCACCCTCAGGGACCAAGGAACCCCTCATCGGACCCACCCCGGGCCCACCAGCACCCCTGGGCGTCGGAGCCCGATATGCCCGCCG AAACGGGACCGAGTTGGCCTCGTGTTGCAGTCAGTGTGTGA
- the popdc2 gene encoding popeye domain-containing 2 isoform X1 encodes MSADNSTLLERLFSPPLCDGWSNSTEGGLYHLGHTMLILGYMGGSGPYGCLFIFGFLVPAHACLALWGWMTVCSADAFTWNLLLLLACLAQIGHLLWRLRREGLRGEELTCLYRAVYLPLGVPVQVFKGIAGAFENKVVELKAGETYAVEGKTPIDQLSFLLSGRISVSLEGQFLHYIHRHQFLDSPEWESLRPTEEGKFQVTLTAEEDSRYVSWRRRRLYQAISKDRYVARVFSVMLGYDIAEKLYNLNSKLYIKSGMLLDIRLPSLYHVLAPSSQGSGSGSEGGIGSEGGIGKEHMEAGDPAPAYQVSDMAQFQPHPQGPRNPSSDPPRAHQHPWASEPDMPAGSDVDVDRPPRFQRGRAPLAPTDTPKL; translated from the exons ATGAGCGCGGACAACTCGACCCTGCTGGAGCGCTTGTTCTCTCCGCCCCTCTGCGACGGCTGGAGCAACAGCACGGAGGGAGGCCTCTACCACCTGGGCCACACCATGCTGATCCTGGGCTACATGGGGGGCAGCGGCCCCTACGGGTGCCTCTTCATCTTCGGCTTCCTGGTCCCCGCCCACGCCTGCCTGGCTCTGTGGGGCTGGATGACGGTGTGCAGCGCCGACGCCTTCACCtggaacctgctgctgctgctggcctgccTGGCCCAGATCGGCCACCTGCTGTGGCGGCTGCGCCGGGAGGGGCTCCGCGGCGAGGAGCTCACCTGCCTCTACCGGGCGGTGTACCTGCCGCTGGGCGTGCCCGTCCAGGTCTTCAAAGGGATCGCCGGCGCCTTTGAGAACAAGGTCGTGGAGCTGAAGGCGGGAGAGACGTACGCCGTGGAGGGCAAGACGCCCATCGACcagctctccttcctgctgtctgggag GATCAGTGTATCTTTGGAGGGCCAGTTCCTGCATTACATCCACCGCCACCAGTTCCTCGACTCCCCGGAGTGGGAGTCCCTCAGGCCGACCGAGGAGGGAAAGTTCCAG GTGACCTTGACGGCGGAGGAGGACTCCCGCTACGTCTCGTGGCGGCGCCGGCGCCTGTACCAGGCCATCTCTAAGGACCGCTACGTCGCCCGCGTCTTCTCTGTCATGCTGGGCTACGACATCGCAGAGAAGCTCTACAACCTCAACAGCAAGCTCTACATCAAGAGCGGCATGCTGCTGGACATTCGCCTGCCCAGCCTCTACCACGTGCTGGCCCCCTCCTCACagggcagcggcagcggcagcgaggGCGGCATCGGCAGCGAGGGCGGCATCGGCAAGGAGCACATGGAGGCCGGAGACCCGGCGCCAGCCTACCAGGTGTCCGACATGGCCCAGTTTCAGCCCCACCCTCAGGGACCAAGGAACCCCTCATCGGACCCACCCCGGGCCCACCAGCACCCCTGGGCGTCGGAGCCCGATATGCCCGCCG GAAGTGATGTCGACGTGGATCGACCACCTCGGTTCCAGCGGGGCAGAGCG